In Microvenator marinus, one genomic interval encodes:
- a CDS encoding ABC transporter permease: MLNAAACAGLGVLCASLAKSVPQAMVMASTLMFLLMLFSGIVFPMPDYQVLQMLIPRHAVLALDSDATKHLSWSAGLFIAYTLGAWDTLGSKWKSKVSS; this comes from the coding sequence TTGCTCAACGCTGCGGCGTGTGCGGGCCTCGGGGTTCTTTGCGCAAGCCTCGCAAAATCGGTTCCGCAAGCCATGGTTATGGCATCTACTTTGATGTTCCTTCTCATGCTCTTTTCTGGAATCGTCTTCCCCATGCCGGACTATCAGGTTCTACAAATGTTGATTCCAAGGCATGCTGTGCTCGCCCTTGATTCCGACGCCACGAAACATCTCTCGTGGTCCGCGGGACTCTTCATAGCTTACACCCTGGGCGCTTGGGATACTCTTGGGTCGAAGTGGAAATCCAAGGTGAGTTCATGA
- a CDS encoding prenyltransferase, translating to MIRTWLKAARLPSQSYIALPLLLGQVLAWAATDTWSWTVFALVQLFGITDQLYIVWANDYADRDTDAQNNTFTIFSGGSRVLVDQSLSPKTLLRAAQAMVLLSVILLATLAYLVNPLIFPIGVTGLILLWAYSFKPLMLSYRGGGELLQTLGVGLVLPLIGYMAQGGDLFGFPWDYLAILLPLNLATAIATALPDVPSDSASNKRTIPVKFGLEMAIWLIVGLVIAASALHVWLLGERTSVTVPIACAFIISAVAFKQPKPGDFQLSIVVFFSILANLGYVGTLIAFTWI from the coding sequence ATGATTCGCACGTGGCTAAAAGCGGCTCGGCTCCCGTCCCAGTCTTACATCGCGTTGCCGCTCTTGCTCGGCCAAGTCCTCGCGTGGGCGGCTACTGACACCTGGTCGTGGACCGTTTTTGCGCTCGTCCAACTCTTTGGAATCACGGACCAACTCTATATCGTCTGGGCGAACGACTACGCAGACCGCGACACCGACGCCCAGAATAATACGTTCACAATCTTCTCGGGGGGCTCAAGGGTACTCGTTGACCAGAGCCTATCCCCAAAGACCCTGCTCCGCGCTGCACAAGCCATGGTGCTGCTTTCGGTCATCCTGCTTGCAACGCTGGCCTACCTTGTGAACCCGCTAATCTTCCCGATCGGAGTGACCGGTCTGATCCTGCTCTGGGCCTACAGCTTTAAGCCGCTAATGCTCTCGTATCGAGGCGGCGGCGAGCTCCTACAAACCCTCGGTGTCGGGCTCGTTCTGCCGCTTATCGGCTACATGGCTCAAGGCGGAGATTTATTTGGCTTCCCCTGGGACTACCTCGCGATTCTCCTTCCGCTAAACCTCGCCACGGCCATCGCCACGGCGCTACCTGACGTCCCCTCGGATTCGGCGTCCAATAAGCGCACGATCCCCGTGAAATTTGGTCTCGAAATGGCTATCTGGCTCATCGTTGGGCTCGTCATCGCCGCAAGCGCGCTCCACGTCTGGCTCCTCGGTGAAAGAACGTCCGTGACGGTGCCCATCGCCTGCGCTTTCATCATCTCCGCGGTCGCCTTTAAACAACCGAAACCCGGCGATTTCCAACTGAGTATCGTGGTCTTCTTCTCAATTCTCGCAAACCTCGGCTACGTCGGCACCTTGATCGCCTTCACATGGATCTAA
- a CDS encoding lycopene cyclase domain-containing protein, whose product MDLISTYPFLVLCLLLWVPSAALIALRKDLRPVQLRIGLLSLPFATTEWMFYPDYWAPKFLFDLVDIIGFGIEDFLFVSALGVFSSSAWFVATGKSLESKASSIKLLTNRASKLLLVCAILVALCLILGIPMIWASPIIMAGLTVFIVVKRWDLLRPAWQGGGLVCAVYTAICLVLAALIPDVFALNWNVEKFSGISILGIPLEEYTYSLTAGALATIFYPYAWSSPVLNR is encoded by the coding sequence ATGGATCTAATCTCTACCTACCCGTTCCTGGTCCTTTGCCTCCTCCTCTGGGTGCCATCAGCGGCTCTCATCGCCTTGCGAAAGGATCTCAGACCCGTACAACTCAGAATCGGCCTGCTTTCGCTACCTTTCGCCACCACCGAGTGGATGTTCTATCCCGACTACTGGGCCCCAAAATTTCTCTTCGACCTCGTCGATATTATCGGATTCGGTATCGAAGATTTCCTCTTTGTTTCTGCCCTCGGTGTCTTCTCCTCGAGCGCATGGTTCGTGGCGACGGGCAAGAGCCTTGAGTCAAAAGCGAGCTCCATCAAACTCTTGACGAATCGTGCCAGCAAATTGCTCCTCGTCTGCGCCATCCTTGTGGCTCTTTGCTTGATTCTAGGAATCCCCATGATTTGGGCATCGCCCATAATCATGGCGGGCCTGACGGTCTTCATCGTCGTCAAACGCTGGGACCTCTTGCGACCCGCCTGGCAAGGCGGTGGCCTCGTTTGTGCCGTCTATACAGCAATCTGCCTCGTGCTCGCCGCACTCATTCCGGACGTGTTCGCCCTCAACTGGAATGTCGAAAAGTTTTCTGGAATCTCCATTTTGGGAATTCCACTCGAGGAGTATACGTACTCACTGACCGCTGGGGCACTCGCCACCATTTTCTACCCCTACGCGTGGTCATCTCCTGTGCTGAATAGGTAA
- a CDS encoding AEC family transporter, translating to MSTLVLLVICISFGALLRAKYSGHASLNTWARNWVIWIALPAMILRELPRMTFDINALWLFSVGIAVFVGAMVSIGVFGKLRSWSKAEIAAMILCAGLGNTSFVGLPVMRLVFGESAVGPALVVDQSSFVALALGGTTIAAWGAGKTLSVRQAAERILLFPPTVAALSSLALAHVGLAPFESYLDDTLYAIAQTLSPIALFAVGLQFTGFRWNKPEQLAVGLTWKLVLAPLVILGFAALTQTQDPIRAIGILQAGMPPMVTAAIVAESEGLEPELASQMVVTGLLAATLTLTAFSFL from the coding sequence GTGTCGACTCTAGTCCTACTCGTCATCTGCATCAGTTTTGGCGCCCTGCTGCGCGCCAAGTACTCAGGTCATGCAAGCTTGAATACCTGGGCCCGAAACTGGGTCATCTGGATTGCTCTGCCAGCGATGATTCTTCGTGAATTGCCGCGAATGACCTTTGATATCAACGCACTCTGGCTCTTCTCCGTGGGTATCGCGGTATTCGTCGGTGCCATGGTTTCTATCGGCGTATTTGGGAAACTCAGGTCGTGGTCCAAGGCAGAGATTGCGGCCATGATTTTATGTGCGGGGCTCGGGAACACGAGCTTTGTGGGGCTCCCCGTGATGCGTCTCGTGTTTGGCGAGTCTGCGGTTGGCCCGGCGCTGGTTGTGGACCAGTCGAGCTTTGTGGCCCTAGCGTTGGGCGGCACCACCATCGCCGCGTGGGGCGCAGGCAAGACGCTTTCCGTGCGTCAAGCTGCCGAGCGTATCCTCCTCTTTCCGCCTACCGTCGCGGCCCTTTCATCACTCGCCCTCGCACATGTGGGACTGGCACCATTTGAGTCCTATCTGGACGACACACTCTACGCCATCGCCCAGACCTTGAGCCCAATCGCCCTCTTTGCTGTCGGCCTTCAATTCACAGGCTTTCGCTGGAACAAGCCCGAGCAACTCGCCGTGGGACTAACGTGGAAACTCGTCCTCGCACCCCTGGTTATTCTGGGCTTTGCCGCGTTGACTCAGACCCAAGACCCCATTCGCGCTATCGGCATCCTCCAGGCCGGCATGCCGCCGATGGTCACCGCGGCCATCGTCGCAGAATCCGAAGGCCTTGAGCCCGAACTCGCAAGCCAAATGGTAGTCACCGGCCTTCTCGCCGCCACACTCACGCTCACCGCCTTTTCGTTTCTTTAG
- a CDS encoding Hint domain-containing protein, with protein MMTKWIIASSALLVSSCMEQTSCVARGTLVLTPAGPRPIEELAVGDPIYSVFEETGELIETRVTVIQTAEREVGSIQVGSTELRLTTDHPVYCPVEKLYAPAGDWLLGKRTSLLTIEPEFGVQEVTATSKFSGVDTVFDITVEHELHNFVANSIVVHNKSLYMPWDAGPDAYIEPDQSTEDMNAADMSDPSDMSPDAADLGPTGTRGTCSDDEPCDSGECISFGTDDPATGWHTCKQPQEAAPGCGTIEDPDQCCQHTDCTESAGGSCVLGPIFYCGGAQPEFANVCIYDSCGSNADCSESEVCVPAGVFREPASRCVASTCETDADCTAGASPECNPFFDPCNRRFIGFHCTYESSECRSDTDCAANNYCTPGVDGQTSCEEFFPPP; from the coding sequence ATGATGACTAAATGGATTATTGCCAGCTCCGCACTACTCGTCTCAAGCTGCATGGAACAAACTTCCTGCGTAGCCCGAGGCACCTTAGTTCTCACGCCCGCCGGCCCCAGACCCATCGAGGAACTCGCCGTTGGAGACCCGATCTACTCGGTTTTTGAAGAGACTGGAGAACTCATTGAGACCCGCGTCACAGTGATTCAAACGGCTGAACGAGAGGTCGGGAGCATCCAAGTCGGCAGTACAGAACTTCGCCTTACCACCGACCACCCCGTCTATTGCCCGGTCGAAAAACTCTACGCACCGGCAGGCGATTGGCTCCTTGGAAAGAGGACATCACTACTAACCATTGAGCCCGAGTTTGGCGTTCAGGAAGTCACGGCGACCTCCAAGTTCTCAGGCGTAGACACGGTTTTCGACATCACCGTCGAGCACGAACTCCACAACTTTGTGGCCAACTCCATCGTGGTACACAACAAGTCGCTTTATATGCCATGGGACGCCGGCCCCGACGCATATATCGAGCCCGATCAATCTACCGAAGACATGAACGCGGCCGATATGTCCGACCCCTCAGATATGAGCCCCGACGCGGCTGACTTAGGCCCAACCGGCACACGAGGGACCTGCTCGGACGACGAGCCGTGTGACTCCGGAGAATGTATCTCATTTGGAACCGATGACCCGGCGACTGGCTGGCACACCTGCAAGCAGCCTCAGGAGGCTGCGCCTGGTTGCGGCACCATCGAAGACCCAGACCAATGCTGCCAACATACCGATTGCACTGAATCCGCGGGCGGCTCGTGCGTTCTCGGGCCCATTTTCTACTGCGGTGGTGCCCAACCCGAATTCGCGAACGTCTGCATCTACGACTCCTGTGGATCCAACGCAGATTGTTCGGAGTCCGAAGTATGTGTTCCAGCCGGAGTTTTCCGCGAGCCAGCCTCGAGATGCGTGGCCTCAACATGCGAGACCGACGCAGACTGCACGGCAGGCGCATCCCCCGAGTGCAACCCATTCTTCGACCCGTGCAATCGTCGATTCATTGGATTTCACTGCACGTACGAGTCCTCGGAATGCCGCTCAGACACTGACTGCGCCGCCAACAACTATTGCACACCCGGTGTGGACGGCCAGACCTCGTGCGAAGAATTCTTCCCGCCTCCCTGA
- a CDS encoding MarR family winged helix-turn-helix transcriptional regulator yields the protein MSEQAKILRDRVRSLIVTHASLDDTRRPCGTPLSMPHAWTLLELKNGPLTVNHLAERLNIDRTNVSRLCIKMEDLGEIRRIPNPEDGRSKVLELTEKGSRLANQVDRSSAEHFSRVLEALPNPNTVLHALDQLIAAFQAEASEENP from the coding sequence GTGTCTGAGCAGGCTAAAATACTGAGAGATCGAGTCCGAAGCTTGATCGTCACCCATGCTTCGCTAGACGACACGAGAAGACCGTGCGGAACGCCACTTTCGATGCCACACGCATGGACCCTGCTCGAACTGAAGAACGGTCCCCTGACCGTCAATCATCTCGCAGAAAGGCTCAATATTGACCGAACGAACGTGTCGCGTCTTTGCATAAAAATGGAAGATTTGGGCGAAATCAGGAGAATCCCAAACCCGGAGGACGGGCGTTCAAAAGTTCTTGAGCTCACTGAAAAGGGTTCTCGACTCGCCAATCAGGTGGACCGCTCTAGCGCGGAACACTTCTCGCGCGTCCTTGAAGCTTTGCCCAACCCCAACACCGTCTTGCACGCATTGGATCAGCTCATTGCGGCTTTCCAAGCCGAGGCCTCAGAGGAAAACCCATGA
- a CDS encoding cytochrome c has translation MKYIIILAALLTLACDHKPEARTSPAPKPETQATKEPAAPPMDERCSALQQLAEMDPRTPVPLQPMMAWHQKQNMMEHLEAIQGITKALAEDDWEGVQASSKLIESSPQMAQMCQHMGAGAEGFTELALEFHKRADKIGEAAETKDTKEVLRATTHTLEACTSCHAAYKQDIVDAATWTKLTGSAHQPSMHHVH, from the coding sequence ATGAAGTATATCATTATTCTGGCCGCACTCTTGACCCTGGCATGTGACCATAAGCCTGAAGCACGGACCTCGCCTGCACCTAAGCCAGAGACTCAAGCCACAAAAGAGCCCGCCGCGCCACCAATGGATGAACGGTGTTCCGCCCTTCAGCAATTGGCTGAAATGGACCCGAGGACGCCAGTCCCGCTCCAACCCATGATGGCGTGGCACCAAAAACAAAACATGATGGAGCACTTAGAGGCCATTCAGGGCATCACCAAAGCCCTCGCTGAAGACGATTGGGAGGGTGTTCAAGCGTCGTCCAAACTCATTGAGTCGTCCCCTCAGATGGCCCAAATGTGTCAACACATGGGCGCTGGTGCCGAAGGCTTCACCGAACTCGCCCTGGAGTTTCACAAGCGCGCAGACAAGATTGGCGAAGCAGCCGAAACAAAGGACACAAAGGAGGTTTTGAGGGCTACCACGCATACACTCGAAGCATGTACCTCGTGCCATGCCGCCTACAAACAGGATATTGTGGACGCTGCTACCTGGACAAAGCTCACCGGTTCGGCACATCAACCGTCGATGCACCACGTTCACTAA